A genomic window from Gossypium hirsutum isolate 1008001.06 chromosome D10, Gossypium_hirsutum_v2.1, whole genome shotgun sequence includes:
- the LOC107897450 gene encoding uncharacterized protein isoform X2 codes for MKSDTPIDYAVFQLSPKRSRCELFVSSNGNMEKLASGLVKPFVTHLKVAEEQVALPLQSIKLEVEKRKDAKTWFTKGTLERFVRFVSTPEVLELVNAFDAEMSQLEAARRIYSQGVGDQPSGASGGDAAGMTAAADATKKELLRAIDVRLIAVQQDLATAFARASSAGFNSDTVSELQQFADWFGAHRLNEACTKFMSLCQRRPELICRWKPSLDDQVVRASWGSDMSIDDPDEDQVGSNVNSRPHQPSQNRHQEQQQSNTMQTQHHIRQSKSATSQQPKLSSATQQHSESEKKEEEKKEEGRFESSPSQISQPARRLSVQDRINLFENKQKESSSSGGKPTAVGKSVDLKRLPSDVSAAPAVAEKAVLRRWSGASDMSIDLGNDKKDVNMDSPLCTPSSSSVSQGKNYVFQGLSEDKERKDEKGLSDKVSSVKVEPKSVSGRAADSGLKDQDGVQAQIANNLLGKEEDLVLKGRMNLKDQSGSQSRHYQSFTSKSEQAELGDQVVSQEKVKGSLTRERGVSDVQSQVVPDRTAIVVVKNQPAYRFQDGVFVDAVGDATPEGELKKRVELQGKDQSVSQLRFRTQGHSRTLSGQFEGGIGLKTKEAQYKGSEGEHFAPQQHWRSFTGEVEEVRKKDLASSEKQISKVEDSGVHEMKFKKQVPVGSEWSNKSQCRRGEGDSVYANNKPVLGKMVPQSEESLSAPTVPVDQTQRIRQSRGNQELNDELNELEKLFAEHKLGVPPDQFSSARRSKPADVQIEPEPSPVCKKPAALDVFPVHMPDKNLISEPMGSLSNMAVFCTPSTKMVDNRDFSGSLRRSLSGNSFSNDSRGKFYEKYMQKRDAKLMEEWGSKRAEKEAKLKAMQDILERSRAEMKAKFSGSAERQDSLSNARRRAEKVRSFNFRSQRGQHPISLIQSEDLSEFSDQKYYKHDRSYNDTSLVDGSSRSSNTKKHFPNKNVSLSTPCTTAAAVPRAGAKVSIPSSGRGRVQSENPLTQSVPNFSDLRKENTKPSSGASKTTSSSQLRNYARSKSTNEEIALGKDDQPRQSWSLRQSSAGPVEFSDLSAMPSDSIVLASLKFDKEQMGQSLNDKILKNAEAKPFIRKGNGIVPGAGVNFARFKASETSETPNDEDSDDELAFEADDSMDMAKGDEEDVLEIGEVDDSVDMENGMARLSQESDKLDNSESENGDSLMSLSQVDLTSVAELPAAVPSTFHPAASLQDSPGESPASWNSRMHHPFSYPHDTSDIDASMDSPIGSPASWNSHSLAQTEVDEARMRKNWGSAQKPFHVAHVTHNQSRKDVTKGIKRLLKFGRKSRGTDSLVDWISATTSEGDDDIEDGRDPANRSSEDLRKSRMGFSQGHPSDDGFNDSELFNDQAPRSFFSLSTFRSKGSDSKPR; via the exons ATGAAGTCTGACACGCCTATTGATTATGCGGTCTTCCAGTTGTCACCAAAGCGCTCACG ATGTGAATTGTTTGTTTCGAGCAACGGAAACATGGAGAAGCTTGCTTCTGGGTTGGTAAAGCCCTTTGTTACTCATTTAAAGGTGGCAGAAGAACAGGTTGCACTGCCACTTCAATCAATTAAGCTTGAAGTAGAAAAACGTAAAGATGCCAAGACTTGGTTCACAAAAGGAACCCTTGAGAG GTTTGTCCGGTTTGTTAGTACACCAGAGGTTTTAGAGTTGGTGAACGCATTCGATGCAGAGATGTCTCAGTTGGAAGCGGCTCGAAGGATATATTCTCAG GGGGTGGGAGATCAGCCTTCTGGTGCATcag GTGGGGATGCTGCAGGAATGACAGCAGCTGCTGATGCGACAAA GAAGGAGCTTTTAAGAGCTATTGATGTACGTCTTATTGCAGTTCAGCAGGACTTGGCAACAGCTTTTGCACGTGCATCTTCTGCTGGTTTTAACTCTGACACTGTCTCTGAACTCCAACAATTTGCAGATTGGTTTGGTGCTCATCGCTTGAA TGAGGCTTGTACCAAATTCATGTCACTATGCCAGAGAAGACCAGAACTGATTTGTCGGTGGAAACCAAGTCTAGACGATCAAGTGGTCAGAGCATCATGGGGATCTGACATGTCAATCGATGACCCCGATGAAGACCAAGTTGGGTCCAATGTTAATAGCAGGCCCCACCAGCCTTCCCAAAATAGACACCAAGAGCAACAACAATCAAACACTATGCAGACACAGCATCATATACGCCAATCAAAGTCAGCCACATCTCAACAACCAAAGCTCTCGAGTGCTACGCAGCAACATTCTGAAAGtgaaaagaaggaagaagaaaagaaagaggaggGGAGGTTTGAGTCATCGCCTAGCCAAATCAGTCAACCTGCTAGGAGGCTTAGTGTGCAGGATAGAATCAATCTCTTTGAGAACAAACAGAAGGAAAGCTCAAGTTCTGGAGGCAAACCAACTGCTGTTGGAAAATCTGTTGATCTGAAAAGACTTCCATCTGATGTATCAGCTGCACCAGCAGTTGCTGAAAAGGCTGTGTTAAGAAGATGGAGCGGTGCAAGTGACATGAGCATTGACTTGGGTAATGACAAGAAGGATGTTAATATGGATAGCCCTTTGTGTACTCCATCCTCATCTTCTGTGTCCCAAGGTAAAAACTATGTGTTTCAAGGTTTGTCCGAGGATAAGGAACGAAAAGATGAGAAGGGTTTGAGTGACAAGGTAAGTTCAGTTAAAGTTGAACCTAAGAGTGTTTCTGGTAGAGCTGCTGATTCTGGGTTGAAAGATCAGGATGGAGTGCAAGCACAGATAGCTAATAATCTTTTGGGGAAAGAAGAGGATCTGGTGTTGAAGGGGCGAATGAATTTGAAGGATCAATCGGGATCACAGAGCAGACATTATCAGTCTTTTACAAGTAAGTCAGAACAGGCTGAGTTGGGTGATCAAGTGGTTTCCCAGGAAAAGGTTAAGGGTTCTTTAACCAGAGAGAGGGGAGTTTCAGATGTGCAGTCTCAAGTTGTTCCTGATAGGACTGCAATTGTGGTGGTTAAAAACCAACCCGCTTATCGGTTCCAGGATGGAGTTTTTGTAGATGCAGTGGGGGATGCCACACCTGAGGGTGAATTAAAGAAAAGAGTGGAGCTTCAAGGGAAAGACCAATCAGTGTCACAATTGCGATTTAGGACTCAAGGCCACTCCCGAACATTATCAGGGCAGTTTGAAGGTGGTATTGGACTAAAAACTAAGGAGGCTCAGTATAAAGGTAGTGAAGGCGAGCACTTCGCTCCTCAGCAACACTGGAGATCTTTTACTGGGGAAGTTGAGGAAGTGAGAAAGAAAGACTTAGCATCATCTGAGAAGCAAATAAGTAAAGTTGAGGATTCTGGAGTCCATGAAATGAAGTTCAAGAAACAGGTTCCAGTTGGTTCTGAATGGAGCAACAAGTCACAGTGTAGGAGGGGTGAAGGTGATTCTGTTTATGCAAATAACAAGCCTGTTCTTGGAAAAATGGTTCCTCAGAGTGAAGAGAGTTTAAGTGCCCCAACGGTGCCAGTAGATCAAACTCAGAGGATAAGGCAGTCAAGGGGAAACCAGGAGCTGAATGATGAGTTAAATGAACTTGAAAAACTTTTTGCAGAGCACAAACTTGGGGTTCCCCCTGATCAATTCAGTTCTGCAAGGAGAAGCAAGCCTGCTGATGTCCAGATTGAACCAGAACCGAGCCCAGTGTGCAAAAAACCAGCAGCGCTAGATGTATTTCCCGTACATATGCCTGACAAAAACTTGATTTCTGAACCAATGGGGAGTTTGAGTAATATGGCTGTCTTTTGTACTCCTTCGACAAAGATGGTAGATAACCGAGATTTTTCTGGTAGTTTGAGGCGGAGTTTATCTGGTAACAGCTTTTCCAATGATTCTAGAGGAAAATTTTATGAGAAGTACATGCAAAAGAGAGATGCAAAGCTGATGGAAGAATGGGGTTCTAAACGGGCTGAGAAGGAAGCCAAATTGAAAGCAATGCAGGATATCCTTGAGCGAAGTAGAGCTGAGATGAAGGCCAAATTTTCTGGTTCTGCTGAGAGACAGGATTCTTTGTCCAATGCTCGTCGACGAGCAGAGAAAGTGAGGTCATTCAATTTTCGGTCACAGAGGGGGCAG CATCCAATAAGTTTAATTCAGAGTGAAGATCTTTCTGAGTTTTCAGATCAGAAGTACTACAAACATGATAGATCTTATAATGACACATCTCTAGTCGATGGTTCTTCTAGGAGCTCCAACACTAAGAAGCATTTTCCAAATAAAAATGTATCTTTATCCACTCCTTGTACCACAGCAGCTGCAGTTCCCCGCGCAGGGGCCAAAGTTTCTATCCCCAGTTCTGGAAGGGGAAGAGTGCAATCTGAAAATCCTCTCACACAATCAGTTCCCAACTTCTCTGATCTCAGAAAAGAAAATACAAAGCCCTCTTCTGGAGCTAGCAAGACAACTAGCTCCTCCCAACTGAGAAACTATGCTCGGAGCAAGAGTACCAACGAAGAGATTGCACTCGGCAAGGATGACCAACCTAGACAATCTTGGTCCCTTAGACAAAGCTCTGCTGGTCCTGTGGAATTTTCGGATTTGTCTGCCATGCCCTCTGACAGCATTGTTTTGGCATCTTTGAAATTTGATAAAGAGCAGATGGGACAGAGCTTGAATGACAAAATTTTGAAGAATGCAGAAGCAAAGCCTTTTATCAGGAAAGGTAATGGCATAGTTCCTGGTGCTGGAGTAAATTTTGCAAGGTTCAAAGCATCAGAGACTTCTGAGACTCCAAACGATGAAGACTCTGATGATGAGCTAGCATTTGAAGCAGATGATTCCATGGATATGGCAAAAGGAGATGAAGAGGATGTGCTTGAAATTGGAGAAGTTGACGATTCTGTTGACATGGAAAACGGAATGGCAAGACTGAGCCAGGAATCTGACAAGTTGGATAATTCTGAATCAGAGAATGGTGATTCCTTGATGTCTCTTTCTCAGGTTGACCTTACATCAGTTGCTGAACTGCCTGCTGCAGTACCCTCTACATTCCATCCTGCAGCATCCCTGCAGGATTCACCAGGAGAAAGCCCTGCATCATGGAATTCACGCATGCATCATCCATTTTCTTATCCCCATGATACTTCAGATATTGACGCTTCTATGGATTCCCCCATTGGGAGCCCTGCATCTTGGAATTCTCACTCACTTGCCCAAACAGAAGTGGATGAAGCTCGAATGAGGAAGAACTGGGGAAGTGCTCAGAAACCTTTTCATGTAGCTCATGTAACCCATAATCAGTCACGCAAGGATGTGACAAAAGGGATCAAAAGGTTGTTGAAGTTTGGACGGAAAAGCCGTGGGACAGACAGTTTGGTAGACTGGATCTCAGCTACGACTTCTGAAGGAGATGATGACATAGAGGATGGCAGAGATCCTGCCAATCGATCATCAGAAGACTTGAGGAAGTCAAGAATGGGATTTTCGCAAGGCCACCCTTCTGATGATGGTTTCAATGATAGTGAGTTGTTCAATGATCAGG CACCCCGTTCATTCTTTTCACTCTCAACATTTCGAAGCAAAGGTAGTGATTCCAAGCCTAGATGA
- the LOC107897450 gene encoding uncharacterized protein isoform X1, with protein sequence MKSDTPIDYAVFQLSPKRSRCELFVSSNGNMEKLASGLVKPFVTHLKVAEEQVALPLQSIKLEVEKRKDAKTWFTKGTLERFVRFVSTPEVLELVNAFDAEMSQLEAARRIYSQGVGDQPSGASGGDAAGMTAAADATKKELLRAIDVRLIAVQQDLATAFARASSAGFNSDTVSELQQFADWFGAHRLNEACTKFMSLCQRRPELICRWKPSLDDQVVRASWGSDMSIDDPDEDQVGSNVNSRPHQPSQNRHQEQQQSNTMQTQHHIRQSKSATSQQPKLSSATQQHSESEKKEEEKKEEGRFESSPSQISQPARRLSVQDRINLFENKQKESSSSGGKPTAVGKSVDLKRLPSDVSAAPAVAEKAVLRRWSGASDMSIDLGNDKKDVNMDSPLCTPSSSSVSQGKNYVFQGLSEDKERKDEKGLSDKVSSVKVEPKSVSGRAADSGLKDQDGVQAQIANNLLGKEEDLVLKGRMNLKDQSGSQSRHYQSFTSKSEQAELGDQVVSQEKVKGSLTRERGVSDVQSQVVPDRTAIVVVKNQPAYRFQDGVFVDAVGDATPEGELKKRVELQGKDQSVSQLRFRTQGHSRTLSGQFEGGIGLKTKEAQYKGSEGEHFAPQQHWRSFTGEVEEVRKKDLASSEKQISKVEDSGVHEMKFKKQVPVGSEWSNKSQCRRGEGDSVYANNKPVLGKMVPQSEESLSAPTVPVDQTQRIRQSRGNQELNDELNELEKLFAEHKLGVPPDQFSSARRSKPADVQIEPEPSPVCKKPAALDVFPVHMPDKNLISEPMGSLSNMAVFCTPSTKMVDNRDFSGSLRRSLSGNSFSNDSRGKFYEKYMQKRDAKLMEEWGSKRAEKEAKLKAMQDILERSRAEMKAKFSGSAERQDSLSNARRRAEKVRSFNFRSQRGQHPISLIQSEDLSEFSDQKYYKHDRSYNDTSLVDGSSRSSNTKKHFPNKNVSLSTPCTTAAAVPRAGAKVSIPSSGRGRVQSENPLTQSVPNFSDLRKENTKPSSGASKTTSSSQLRNYARSKSTNEEIALGKDDQPRQSWSLRQSSAGPVEFSDLSAMPSDSIVLASLKFDKEQMGQSLNDKILKNAEAKPFIRKGNGIVPGAGVNFARFKASETSETPNDEDSDDELAFEADDSMDMAKGDEEDVLEIGEVDDSVDMENGMARLSQESDKLDNSESENGDSLMSLSQVDLTSVAELPAAVPSTFHPAASLQDSPGESPASWNSRMHHPFSYPHDTSDIDASMDSPIGSPASWNSHSLAQTEVDEARMRKNWGSAQKPFHVAHVTHNQSRKDVTKGIKRLLKFGRKSRGTDSLVDWISATTSEGDDDIEDGRDPANRSSEDLRKSRMGFSQGHPSDDGFNDSELFNDQVQALRSSIPAPPANFKLREDHMSGSSIKAPRSFFSLSTFRSKGSDSKPR encoded by the exons ATGAAGTCTGACACGCCTATTGATTATGCGGTCTTCCAGTTGTCACCAAAGCGCTCACG ATGTGAATTGTTTGTTTCGAGCAACGGAAACATGGAGAAGCTTGCTTCTGGGTTGGTAAAGCCCTTTGTTACTCATTTAAAGGTGGCAGAAGAACAGGTTGCACTGCCACTTCAATCAATTAAGCTTGAAGTAGAAAAACGTAAAGATGCCAAGACTTGGTTCACAAAAGGAACCCTTGAGAG GTTTGTCCGGTTTGTTAGTACACCAGAGGTTTTAGAGTTGGTGAACGCATTCGATGCAGAGATGTCTCAGTTGGAAGCGGCTCGAAGGATATATTCTCAG GGGGTGGGAGATCAGCCTTCTGGTGCATcag GTGGGGATGCTGCAGGAATGACAGCAGCTGCTGATGCGACAAA GAAGGAGCTTTTAAGAGCTATTGATGTACGTCTTATTGCAGTTCAGCAGGACTTGGCAACAGCTTTTGCACGTGCATCTTCTGCTGGTTTTAACTCTGACACTGTCTCTGAACTCCAACAATTTGCAGATTGGTTTGGTGCTCATCGCTTGAA TGAGGCTTGTACCAAATTCATGTCACTATGCCAGAGAAGACCAGAACTGATTTGTCGGTGGAAACCAAGTCTAGACGATCAAGTGGTCAGAGCATCATGGGGATCTGACATGTCAATCGATGACCCCGATGAAGACCAAGTTGGGTCCAATGTTAATAGCAGGCCCCACCAGCCTTCCCAAAATAGACACCAAGAGCAACAACAATCAAACACTATGCAGACACAGCATCATATACGCCAATCAAAGTCAGCCACATCTCAACAACCAAAGCTCTCGAGTGCTACGCAGCAACATTCTGAAAGtgaaaagaaggaagaagaaaagaaagaggaggGGAGGTTTGAGTCATCGCCTAGCCAAATCAGTCAACCTGCTAGGAGGCTTAGTGTGCAGGATAGAATCAATCTCTTTGAGAACAAACAGAAGGAAAGCTCAAGTTCTGGAGGCAAACCAACTGCTGTTGGAAAATCTGTTGATCTGAAAAGACTTCCATCTGATGTATCAGCTGCACCAGCAGTTGCTGAAAAGGCTGTGTTAAGAAGATGGAGCGGTGCAAGTGACATGAGCATTGACTTGGGTAATGACAAGAAGGATGTTAATATGGATAGCCCTTTGTGTACTCCATCCTCATCTTCTGTGTCCCAAGGTAAAAACTATGTGTTTCAAGGTTTGTCCGAGGATAAGGAACGAAAAGATGAGAAGGGTTTGAGTGACAAGGTAAGTTCAGTTAAAGTTGAACCTAAGAGTGTTTCTGGTAGAGCTGCTGATTCTGGGTTGAAAGATCAGGATGGAGTGCAAGCACAGATAGCTAATAATCTTTTGGGGAAAGAAGAGGATCTGGTGTTGAAGGGGCGAATGAATTTGAAGGATCAATCGGGATCACAGAGCAGACATTATCAGTCTTTTACAAGTAAGTCAGAACAGGCTGAGTTGGGTGATCAAGTGGTTTCCCAGGAAAAGGTTAAGGGTTCTTTAACCAGAGAGAGGGGAGTTTCAGATGTGCAGTCTCAAGTTGTTCCTGATAGGACTGCAATTGTGGTGGTTAAAAACCAACCCGCTTATCGGTTCCAGGATGGAGTTTTTGTAGATGCAGTGGGGGATGCCACACCTGAGGGTGAATTAAAGAAAAGAGTGGAGCTTCAAGGGAAAGACCAATCAGTGTCACAATTGCGATTTAGGACTCAAGGCCACTCCCGAACATTATCAGGGCAGTTTGAAGGTGGTATTGGACTAAAAACTAAGGAGGCTCAGTATAAAGGTAGTGAAGGCGAGCACTTCGCTCCTCAGCAACACTGGAGATCTTTTACTGGGGAAGTTGAGGAAGTGAGAAAGAAAGACTTAGCATCATCTGAGAAGCAAATAAGTAAAGTTGAGGATTCTGGAGTCCATGAAATGAAGTTCAAGAAACAGGTTCCAGTTGGTTCTGAATGGAGCAACAAGTCACAGTGTAGGAGGGGTGAAGGTGATTCTGTTTATGCAAATAACAAGCCTGTTCTTGGAAAAATGGTTCCTCAGAGTGAAGAGAGTTTAAGTGCCCCAACGGTGCCAGTAGATCAAACTCAGAGGATAAGGCAGTCAAGGGGAAACCAGGAGCTGAATGATGAGTTAAATGAACTTGAAAAACTTTTTGCAGAGCACAAACTTGGGGTTCCCCCTGATCAATTCAGTTCTGCAAGGAGAAGCAAGCCTGCTGATGTCCAGATTGAACCAGAACCGAGCCCAGTGTGCAAAAAACCAGCAGCGCTAGATGTATTTCCCGTACATATGCCTGACAAAAACTTGATTTCTGAACCAATGGGGAGTTTGAGTAATATGGCTGTCTTTTGTACTCCTTCGACAAAGATGGTAGATAACCGAGATTTTTCTGGTAGTTTGAGGCGGAGTTTATCTGGTAACAGCTTTTCCAATGATTCTAGAGGAAAATTTTATGAGAAGTACATGCAAAAGAGAGATGCAAAGCTGATGGAAGAATGGGGTTCTAAACGGGCTGAGAAGGAAGCCAAATTGAAAGCAATGCAGGATATCCTTGAGCGAAGTAGAGCTGAGATGAAGGCCAAATTTTCTGGTTCTGCTGAGAGACAGGATTCTTTGTCCAATGCTCGTCGACGAGCAGAGAAAGTGAGGTCATTCAATTTTCGGTCACAGAGGGGGCAG CATCCAATAAGTTTAATTCAGAGTGAAGATCTTTCTGAGTTTTCAGATCAGAAGTACTACAAACATGATAGATCTTATAATGACACATCTCTAGTCGATGGTTCTTCTAGGAGCTCCAACACTAAGAAGCATTTTCCAAATAAAAATGTATCTTTATCCACTCCTTGTACCACAGCAGCTGCAGTTCCCCGCGCAGGGGCCAAAGTTTCTATCCCCAGTTCTGGAAGGGGAAGAGTGCAATCTGAAAATCCTCTCACACAATCAGTTCCCAACTTCTCTGATCTCAGAAAAGAAAATACAAAGCCCTCTTCTGGAGCTAGCAAGACAACTAGCTCCTCCCAACTGAGAAACTATGCTCGGAGCAAGAGTACCAACGAAGAGATTGCACTCGGCAAGGATGACCAACCTAGACAATCTTGGTCCCTTAGACAAAGCTCTGCTGGTCCTGTGGAATTTTCGGATTTGTCTGCCATGCCCTCTGACAGCATTGTTTTGGCATCTTTGAAATTTGATAAAGAGCAGATGGGACAGAGCTTGAATGACAAAATTTTGAAGAATGCAGAAGCAAAGCCTTTTATCAGGAAAGGTAATGGCATAGTTCCTGGTGCTGGAGTAAATTTTGCAAGGTTCAAAGCATCAGAGACTTCTGAGACTCCAAACGATGAAGACTCTGATGATGAGCTAGCATTTGAAGCAGATGATTCCATGGATATGGCAAAAGGAGATGAAGAGGATGTGCTTGAAATTGGAGAAGTTGACGATTCTGTTGACATGGAAAACGGAATGGCAAGACTGAGCCAGGAATCTGACAAGTTGGATAATTCTGAATCAGAGAATGGTGATTCCTTGATGTCTCTTTCTCAGGTTGACCTTACATCAGTTGCTGAACTGCCTGCTGCAGTACCCTCTACATTCCATCCTGCAGCATCCCTGCAGGATTCACCAGGAGAAAGCCCTGCATCATGGAATTCACGCATGCATCATCCATTTTCTTATCCCCATGATACTTCAGATATTGACGCTTCTATGGATTCCCCCATTGGGAGCCCTGCATCTTGGAATTCTCACTCACTTGCCCAAACAGAAGTGGATGAAGCTCGAATGAGGAAGAACTGGGGAAGTGCTCAGAAACCTTTTCATGTAGCTCATGTAACCCATAATCAGTCACGCAAGGATGTGACAAAAGGGATCAAAAGGTTGTTGAAGTTTGGACGGAAAAGCCGTGGGACAGACAGTTTGGTAGACTGGATCTCAGCTACGACTTCTGAAGGAGATGATGACATAGAGGATGGCAGAGATCCTGCCAATCGATCATCAGAAGACTTGAGGAAGTCAAGAATGGGATTTTCGCAAGGCCACCCTTCTGATGATGGTTTCAATGATAGTGAGTTGTTCAATGATCAGG TTCAAGCCTTACGCTCTTCTATTCCAGCACCACCCGCAAACTTCAAATTAAGGGAAGATCATATGTCAGGAAGCTCCATAAAAG CACCCCGTTCATTCTTTTCACTCTCAACATTTCGAAGCAAAGGTAGTGATTCCAAGCCTAGATGA